AACTTTGTCCATATGGATTGTGGTCCGGTGCGCACTTGGGGTGCCTAAGCTGAAAAAGGCGCCTACGGGCACCATTTTTATTGGCGGATCGGGAAACGCTGCAGAAGATGAAAGCGCTTGGACGTGGCGTTTTCCCCGACAAGGCAAAGCGACCTCAGGGTGACAGGATCGTGCAAGACGCTTGAAAACCAATGGGTTGCCGCCTGCTCTACTATCGGCATCTGAGCTTTCGAAAGTGTGTCCGTCAGTGTTATATGAAAGCGGAACCGCTGCATCACATGCGGATAGCCCCAGTCCACCAGGTTTTGTCGTCCTTCATCCGGAAAGGCTCTGGGCAGGCGTTTTGTGATTTCGTCATCGCTCAAGGGGCGACGCAGCGGATTGCTCTGCCTGACAATATAGGAAGCGAAATCTTCGATCTGCGTGTTATGTTCTGGGATAAGCGCAAGAAAACGCCCCAAGCGCGCCAGTCGTAGCTCCCCTAAGGGTAATGGGCGCAGAGTCAGGGATAGCTCTTCGCATAGGTTTTCAAGATCGGTTGGCAAAGCATTGGCATTCAATGCGAAAGGCGCGCGGAGTGTGGCGTGAAGCCCGTAACGCGCAGGTTTTTCTGTGACGGATGCCCAGTCAAATCCCAATGCAGGCTGCACAGCCGCTGCTCCGCGTGAAAGATCCCAGCCCAGCCATGCCGTGCCACGGGCAAAAAGTTCGCCCTCGGGCACAGCATAGATGGCATAGCGGGAAAATTCCATTAGGCTTCAGCGGCTTT
The sequence above is drawn from the Thioclava sp. GXIMD4216 genome and encodes:
- a CDS encoding DUF1045 domain-containing protein — encoded protein: MEFSRYAIYAVPEGELFARGTAWLGWDLSRGAAAVQPALGFDWASVTEKPARYGLHATLRAPFALNANALPTDLENLCEELSLTLRPLPLGELRLARLGRFLALIPEHNTQIEDFASYIVRQSNPLRRPLSDDEITKRLPRAFPDEGRQNLVDWGYPHVMQRFRFHITLTDTLSKAQMPIVEQAATHWFSSVLHDPVTLRSLCLVGENATSKRFHLLQRFPIRQ